One genomic window of Kiritimatiellia bacterium includes the following:
- a CDS encoding sodium-dependent bicarbonate transport family permease, which translates to MTEAHALLLQNLLSPLVLAFAVGMLATLIRSELEFPPPVLNAISIYLVLSIALQGGVELASQPWSALWKPMLGAAAVALAIPTWSFWAARRILRLSTPNAAGLAALYGSVSSVTFLAALNFAAQQGHPAEPYMPVFVTIMEWGILTALFCARMALKRERAGRSVPIREILIDTLRGRSVILLLGGLVIGAVIGEKGFAPIKPVFKDGFYGVLVLFLLEMGMVAARQLREFVQLGPKLLAWGIAAPTLHGLAGVALGHALGLSAGGAFVFGAITASASYIDAPAAVRAALPEANPGIYLTCSLGITFPFNLLIGLPMYYSFAQWLTGC; encoded by the coding sequence ATGACTGAAGCTCACGCCTTGCTGCTACAGAACCTGCTCTCGCCGCTTGTGCTGGCCTTCGCTGTCGGCATGCTCGCGACGCTGATCCGCAGCGAACTCGAGTTCCCGCCGCCTGTGCTAAATGCGATCTCCATTTACCTGGTCCTTTCGATCGCGCTTCAGGGCGGAGTGGAGCTGGCGTCGCAACCGTGGTCGGCGCTGTGGAAGCCGATGCTGGGCGCAGCCGCGGTCGCACTGGCGATCCCCACGTGGAGTTTCTGGGCGGCGCGCCGCATCCTCCGGCTGTCCACCCCCAACGCGGCGGGCTTGGCCGCCCTCTACGGGTCGGTCTCGTCAGTGACCTTCCTCGCGGCGCTAAATTTCGCGGCGCAACAGGGCCACCCGGCGGAGCCCTATATGCCGGTTTTTGTCACCATTATGGAATGGGGCATTCTCACGGCGCTGTTTTGCGCGCGAATGGCCCTCAAGCGCGAGCGCGCGGGGCGGTCGGTGCCCATTCGAGAAATCCTGATCGACACGCTCCGCGGCCGCAGCGTGATCCTGCTGCTCGGCGGCCTCGTCATCGGCGCCGTGATTGGCGAAAAGGGGTTCGCGCCCATCAAGCCGGTGTTCAAGGACGGATTTTATGGCGTGCTGGTGTTGTTCCTCCTCGAGATGGGGATGGTCGCGGCACGCCAACTTCGGGAATTTGTCCAACTAGGGCCCAAACTGCTGGCCTGGGGCATCGCCGCGCCGACCTTGCACGGCCTGGCCGGCGTTGCCCTCGGGCACGCGCTGGGGCTGTCGGCCGGAGGAGCGTTTGTGTTCGGGGCCATTACGGCCAGCGCCTCCTATATCGACGCGCCGGCCGCCGTCCGTGCCGCCTTGCCGGAGGCGAATCCCGGCATCTATCTCACCTGCTCGCTCGGCATCACCTTCCCGTTCAACCTGCTCATCGGCCTCCCGATGTACTACAGCTTCGCGCAATGGCTCACCGGCTGTTGA
- a CDS encoding winged helix-turn-helix domain-containing protein has translation MGLSSRLSAKKKRPHEWTFLTNHSHVLLCLAQQPDMVLREVAERVGITERAVQNIVADLIEAGVLIRERVGRRNHYRIDPRRPLRHPIEAHRTVADLLRLVER, from the coding sequence ATGGGCCTGTCAAGTCGGTTGTCTGCAAAAAAAAAGCGCCCGCACGAGTGGACGTTTCTGACCAACCACTCGCATGTATTGCTCTGTCTCGCCCAACAGCCTGACATGGTGCTGCGCGAAGTGGCCGAGCGCGTGGGGATTACCGAACGCGCGGTGCAGAACATTGTGGCCGACCTCATCGAGGCGGGCGTGCTGATCCGTGAGCGCGTGGGGCGGCGGAACCACTATCGCATCGACCCGCGCCGCCCGCTGCGCCACCCCATCGAGGCCCACCGAACGGTGGCGGATCTGCTGCGCCTCGTTGAGCGCTGA